Within the Gimesia sp. genome, the region TCGTAGCGAACCAGGAACTGCAGCGGGGCGGCGACACCGTGAATGTCGATGCCCAGTTCTTTGCCGACTGCCATGTAAATCAGGGAGAGCGAAATCGGCAGTCCCTGGCGGCTTTCGATGACGTGATTCAGGTAGCTGCCTTCCGCCTGATGATAGCAGATGGTATCTCCCCCCAGTCCGTGCTGACCGGCTAGGCACTGGACAAGGCATTGCACCAGTGCGCGGTCATCTTCCGCGAGGGCGACGCGGCCCGAAAGTTCGCAGGCGCGCTGGCGGACCCAGATCAGAACGTGTTCAAAGACGAGGTCTGGTTGATCATCGCGGGCCAGCTCGAGTGCGGCTTTAGTGAGATCAATCTGCTTGTCGTGGTGCAGGAGCCGGGAAAATTCGGGATCCTGTTTGAACTGAAATATTTGCTTAAGGTCCATCAGAGACGAACTTTGTCAGGAGGAACGGGCAGGATTCGGGAAAGAGTCAGTTGCAGACGGGGAGGACATCTGCCGTGGAACTTATTTTTAACCGATGATCGCGGCTTCGATCAATGCCACTTTTTTGCTTCAGCGAAAAACGGGGATGGTTTGTAAAAAAGACAAGCTCCCGGGGACGGAGTCGGTCTCCCGGGCTGATCAGTCAAAATAACAGACATACAGCGTCCTGCTTTGATTGACGCTCGCGGGGCGAGTCGACACAATGAGCAGGACCCTGTAACTGATTCCCTGATTTGTGAGAAAAGTCTGAGATACAATGCAATTTTTGCCTGTGGAAGAGCAACTGGCTATTATCGGCCGTGGTGTGGAGAAGATCGTTCCCGAACAGGAACTGGCAGAAAAACTGAAATGGAGCCGCGAGACCGGCACGCCTTTACGGATTAAATACGGAATCGATCCGACAGGGATTGACCTCCATTTAGGTCACACGGTGCCGATGCGGAAGATGCGTCAGTTTCAGGAGTTGGGACACCAGGCGGTGATCATCATCGGAAATTACACGGCGCTGGTAGGGGATCCCTCCGGGCGTGATGAAACCCGGGCCCGTCTGACAGCCGAGCAGGTCGAAACGAACGCCACTGATTACTTGAACCAGGTGGGGAAGGTGATCGACCTGGACAATGCCGAAGTCGTCCGGAACGGGGACTGGTTCAGCAAGATGAACTTCGCGGACATCTTGGAACTGTGCAGCAAAGTGACAGTGGCCCAGTTGCTGACGCGCGACGACTTTTCGAAGCGTTATAAGGAAGAGGCGGCGATTTATCTGCACGAGTGCCTGTATCCGATTATGCAGGCCTGGGATTCAGTCGAGATTAAAGCAGACGTCGAGTTGGGAGGAACGGAGCAGCTGTATTCGTTCATGCTGGCGCGGGACCTGCAGAAAGACCAGGGACTCCGACAACAGGTCAGCGTGATGTCGCCGATTCTGGTGGGCACCGATGGCGTGCGTCGAATGGGGAAAAGCCTGGGGAACTACATCGGGATCAGCGAAGCCCCGTATGAGATGATGAAAAAATTCATGCAGCTCTCAGACGACAGCATGCAGATGTTCTTTGAGCTGCTGACAGATTTCCCGCTGGATGAAGTAAAGACGATTCTGGAGGGGCATCCCAAGGAAGCCAAGGTCAAGCTGGCTAAAACCATTATCACCGAATACCACGACGCGGCTGCAGCAGATGATGCCGCCGAACGCTGGCAGCGGGAGATTGGCTCTGGCGGAATGCCTTCCGATATTCCCGTAGTACAGATTTCGAAATCCGATCTGAACGAGGACGGAACTCTGGCGGCAGCGAACCTGCTGAAGGTGACCGGCCTGTGTGGTTCAACCAGCGATGCTCGACGTTCGATCCAGCAGGGAGGTGCCAAAATGGGGGCCGAGAAGGACCGGATTGAATCACATGATCAGGCGATTCCCGTGGAGTCGGGTCTGCTGTTATGGGTGGGCAAGAAACGATTCTGCCAGGTGGATCTGGTCGATTAAGTCAAGGCACTTTGTATTCTCTGTGCGTTTCTATTTGCAATCAGGGGAAATGATTCCGCGCGGATTGCATTCATGAGGAATACTTCGTAAAACGTGGTATTAACGATCGCGCAGTAGAATCGTGCTTCACCGTAGCGGGTGAAGTATTACATATTTCAAAAGAAACACAGAAAGCAACAGTTATGGCAACAGGATTTGGAATTGTCGGCTGTGGCATGATTTCGAATTTTCATGCAAAGGCGCTCGAAGAGATTCGGGGTGCCAAGCTGGTCGCCTGTTATGATCAGTTTCCAGCATCAGCTGACAAGTTTGCAGAAGCGAATGGTTGCACAGCCTATCATGAGCTGGATGAGATGCTGGCCGATCCGGAAGTGGACGTCGTCACCATCTGCACCCCCAGTGGAGCCCACATGGATCCGGCGGTCGCTGCGGCAAATGCCGGCAAGCACGTCGTTGTGGAAAAGCCGCTGGAAATCACTCTGAAACGGTGTGATGCGATCATCGACGCCTGTAAGAAAAACAAAGTTCAACTGGCGACGATCATGCCGTCCCGCTTTGGCGCTGCCAATGTGGAATTGAAGAAGGCCATCGAAAAAGGCCGCTTCGGCAAGCTGACCCTGGGCGATACCTACGTCAAATGGTGGCGGACACAGGAATATTATGACAGCGGCGGATGGCGCGGTACCTGGAAACTGGACGGCGGCGGCGCTTACATGAATCAGGCGATTCATAACGTCGACCTGTTGTTCTGGTTCATGGGTGAAGTAGCAGATGTGAACGGGATGACCGGCACCCTGGCTCACGAGCGGATCGAAGTTGAAGATACCGGCGTGGCTACCATTCGCTTCAAGAATGGTGCCCTGGGTGTGATCGAAGCGACCACCAGTGTTTATCCCGGTCTGCTCAAGAAGACGGAAATCTCGGGTACCGAGGGAACCGTGATCATTGAGCAGGACGACGTACTGCACTGGGAGTTCTCCAAAGAACAGGCCCGTGATGCGAAGATCCGTGAGGAGCTGGGTAAGTCGACCGGTAACACCGGCGGTGCCAGCGATCCTTCGGCGATCTCTTACGCCGGGCATATGGAACAGTTGAAAGACTTCATCAAGTCAATCAAGACCGGCAAAAAGCCACTGGTAGACGGTAACGATGGTCGTAAGAGTGTCGAAATCATTCTGGCGATCTATCAGTCTTCCTGGACCGGCAAACAGGTTTCACTGCCTCTGAAGCGGGATCCCCGGATTCCGAAGAACAAGTAAATCTGGAACGGATGCCAATTAAAGCAGGACGGGTTAAGGAGAGCCCGTCCTGCTTTTTTTACGGACTGTGTGTGATTCAGTCAGCAGCGGTCTCAGCTGTCTGTTGGCGGTAGATGCGGATGAGCATCATGAAGCAGAGGAAGTCGTAGACGGTGTGTGTGGTGATCGGGATCAGCAGGTTCTGAGGCGTGAAGAGGATCAGCAGCAGGCTGAGGTAGACGCCCATCAGCGATGCGACGATGACATAGACGCGGGTGACCGAGTGTAGAATGCCGAAAAGCAGATTGGTGAAGATGATGGCATAGATCACACCAAACTGGTTGGACCAGGATTGCAGAACCCCGCGAAAGAGCAGTTCTTCTCCCAGGCCGATGAAGATGCAGAGGATGAACACTTCCAGCACAGACGCCTTGTCAATGCGGGGGCCGATTTCGTCGAGCAGAAACTGATTGATCTTATGAAATGCCTGGAAGGGGAGTTTCATCGTGAGCAGAAAGAATCCGAACATAGGCAGCGCAGCGAGCGTGCCGATGATGAGTGCCGACCAGCTCCAGTTCAGATTCGCCAGCGGGTTGATATCCAGAGCCCAGCCAAATCCGAAAGCAGCGAGGATGATGCCGATGGAGAACAGGGAGCCGCCCAGAATTAAAAGTTGCTGATCCTGGGGTGGATTGTCATCCAGTTCTTGTTCGTCGTCCGGGTTCGACATCGGGCAGGGGTTCACTCTCTAAGTTCAAGGATAATGGGATTATAGCGGTGCCGGGGGGGAATCCAACTCCCGAAATGCTATCCAGGATTGCCAGGTTTTCCTGTTTTAAAGGCGATGTATTAGTTTCAAAACTGCATCTTGCAGAAACTCACCATCTCGAATACATTTTCCCAATCTTAACAGGATGTTATGTGAATCACAGGCGTCTCGTCGGTTGATCGATGAGATTGTCGACTGTTTCTTATCCACTCAGTTCTTCTTTTTCCATGAAGCGGTAGTGCAAGGATGCTGCACCGTTTACGTCAATGGCTCTGTCCTGATTTGGCGATCGATCTGGGAACGGCGAATACACTCGTTGCGATCCAGGGCGAGGGGATTGCGCTGGACGAACCCTCGGTAGTGGCGTTGCATAAAGGCAGCCGCAAGATTCTGGGCAAAGGAACCGCAGTCGGAAAGCTGGCCAAGCAGATGCTGGGGCGCACGCCGGACAGCATCATCGCGGTACGACCTCTGAAGGACGGTGTGATCACCGACTTCGAACTCTGCGAGTCGATGTTGCGGTATTTCATACTCAAGGCCCGTCATCATTCGCGTGGTTTGCGACCGCGGGTTGTGATTGCAGTGCCGGGCAGTATCACGCCGGTCGAAAGGCGCGCCGTGTTCAACAGTGCCGAACGAGCAGGCGCCGGCCGGGTCTATCTGATTGAAGAATCCAAGGCGGCGGGCATTGGTGCCGGGCTGCCGATCTCTGAACCGATGGCGAGCATGGTTTGTGACATTGGTGGCGGGACGAGTGAAGTTGCCATCATGAGTCTGGGCGATACGGTAGTCAGCAATTCGGTGCGGATTGGCGGCGACAAGTGCGATGAAGCGATCGTGGAATACATGAAGCAGCATTTCTCGTTGCGGATTGGAGTGCAGACCGCAGAGGATCTGAAGCTGGAACTGGGCAGTGCTTATCCGTTGGAGCAGGAATTGACGGGTGAGGTTAAGGGCCTGGATACGATCAGCAGTATTCCGCGGAAAGCGATTGTGACCAGTGAAGAATTACGCGATGCGTTGCATGGTCCGCTGGAGTCGATTCTGAACTGTTGTAAACAGACCATCGAACAGTGCAAGCCAGAACTGGTGGCGGATCTCGCGGATAACGGCATGGTCCTCACGGGCGGTGGTGCTCTGCTGCGGGGACTGGAATATTACATGAGCGAACAGCTGGGGATTCCGGTGCGGGTGGATGAGGATCCACTGCGGACCGTGGCCCGCGGAACGGCGATCTGCCTGGAACATCTGAGCCAGTGGCGGCATGCCTTTGATAATGGCGAAGGTGACTTTTAAAAGGACGGGCCCGGATCGATGAAACGCGAATCCCGATCAGCAGAGATCAAGCTGGTACTCCTGGCGGTGACCATCGGGGTTGGTCTGTACGTTGTTCCGCAGGAGTACTCCAGCCGTCTGTCGAACCTGGTGCGGGATGCGGTGCGTCCCGGATTGTCGCTGGTACAGACTTTGAAAAAACGGGATGTCCCGGAAGTCAAAACGAATGTACCTGATGGTCGAGTGGAACAACTGGAACGCGAACTCGCGGCAGTGGAAGAAGAGAACCGTCGACTCGCGCTGGAACGGCTGCGGCTGGCTGAGGAACTGGCTCAACTCAGGCGTACGGGGGCTCCCGATTACGACACCCATCAGAGTGACCGTTTGCTGGTTCCCGATCTGATTGAGGCCAACGTTCTGGGAGAAGCATCGATTGCACTCCTGAGAGAAGGACGGTTGTTGAATCAGGGCGGTGCGCAGGGCGTATTTGAATCTTCGTTTGTGCTGCAGTCGGATCTGCCTGTGATCGATCAGGGAACGGCGCAGGGTGTGAAAGCAGGCTACTCGCTTTATGCGGGACAGGCGGTGATTGGCAAGATCAGCGAAGTCGGCAAGTGGACGAGTACGCTGATTCCGATTACATCGGTGAACTATCGTGGCTCAGCCCGGATTGCCCGTAAGACCGAACAGGGGCTGCAACTGGGGACAGATGGGATCCTGGTGGGACGCGGTGAAGGAAAATGTGAACTGTTACAGATCCCGCCGACCGAATCGATCCAGGTGGGGCAGGAAGTCTACACGGGGGAAGTCGATCGTGAACTTCCCCTGAGCATGCAGTCGACGCTGGGGCAGCCGATGTATTACGGGCGGGTGATCGAAGCCGAGCTTCCCCGCGGGGCACCATACTGGAAGATCGTTGTGGAACCGGCGGTAAAGCTGTCTGAAGTGCACCAGGTGAGTGTGCTGCGACAGATTATCAATCCGCGACGGCTGCTGGCGAACTGAGAAAGGAATCGACGTTGAAATTCTTCAGCTTACTGCTGCTCTGTTATCTGGCAGTGATTGCCCAGGTCGGGCTGGCGTCCGAAATGATTGTGGCGGGCAGCCGTCCCAATCTGCCGCTGGTCGTGCTCTGCCTGGCGCTGTTCTGGTTACGGGATGCGCAGGTGTTTTTCTGGGCGATTCTGGTCGGCATCATCTGTGAAACCTTTGATGATGCCCATCCGGGAACGGGTGTGCTGGTCGTGACCGGGCTCTGCTGGTTCGTCTATCGCATTCAGGTGCAGTTCGAACTGCGTTCGCTGGTGAGTCGTGCGTCAGTCTTCACCACGATGGCGCTGGCCTTCGATGTGATGTTTCAGATTGTGAATCAGGGGAGCTTACCTGCTGCGGAGACGTTGAAGAGTCTGCTGCCTGTCTCTGCAGGGAATGCGCTCTATTCGTCCGCGGTGGGACTGTCTGTTTTGCTGCTGTGCAAGATCGGTAAGGCACTGTTGCCTGTGTCCGGTGGTTCCTCGCTTTCGGGAACACGTGCTTATACCTCTCGCTATTCTCATTGATGAGTGTCCCTGACAGGGGACTTGAGGAACTGATTGTCTGATGCGAAACCGTCTCGGCAATGATCATATGACACTGGAAAACGAGGCCGCGGGCCAGTCGTTTCAGGTGGATCGTCTGCCCGGCGTTCGCGTGTTTCTGCTGGGGTTGATTCTGGT harbors:
- a CDS encoding rod shape-determining protein MreC, with product MKRESRSAEIKLVLLAVTIGVGLYVVPQEYSSRLSNLVRDAVRPGLSLVQTLKKRDVPEVKTNVPDGRVEQLERELAAVEEENRRLALERLRLAEELAQLRRTGAPDYDTHQSDRLLVPDLIEANVLGEASIALLREGRLLNQGGAQGVFESSFVLQSDLPVIDQGTAQGVKAGYSLYAGQAVIGKISEVGKWTSTLIPITSVNYRGSARIARKTEQGLQLGTDGILVGRGEGKCELLQIPPTESIQVGQEVYTGEVDRELPLSMQSTLGQPMYYGRVIEAELPRGAPYWKIVVEPAVKLSEVHQVSVLRQIINPRRLLAN
- a CDS encoding rod shape-determining protein codes for the protein MLHRLRQWLCPDLAIDLGTANTLVAIQGEGIALDEPSVVALHKGSRKILGKGTAVGKLAKQMLGRTPDSIIAVRPLKDGVITDFELCESMLRYFILKARHHSRGLRPRVVIAVPGSITPVERRAVFNSAERAGAGRVYLIEESKAAGIGAGLPISEPMASMVCDIGGGTSEVAIMSLGDTVVSNSVRIGGDKCDEAIVEYMKQHFSLRIGVQTAEDLKLELGSAYPLEQELTGEVKGLDTISSIPRKAIVTSEELRDALHGPLESILNCCKQTIEQCKPELVADLADNGMVLTGGGALLRGLEYYMSEQLGIPVRVDEDPLRTVARGTAICLEHLSQWRHAFDNGEGDF
- a CDS encoding CPBP family intramembrane glutamic endopeptidase, with amino-acid sequence MSNPDDEQELDDNPPQDQQLLILGGSLFSIGIILAAFGFGWALDINPLANLNWSWSALIIGTLAALPMFGFFLLTMKLPFQAFHKINQFLLDEIGPRIDKASVLEVFILCIFIGLGEELLFRGVLQSWSNQFGVIYAIIFTNLLFGILHSVTRVYVIVASLMGVYLSLLLILFTPQNLLIPITTHTVYDFLCFMMLIRIYRQQTAETAAD
- a CDS encoding transglutaminase-like domain-containing protein, producing MDLKQIFQFKQDPEFSRLLHHDKQIDLTKAALELARDDQPDLVFEHVLIWVRQRACELSGRVALAEDDRALVQCLVQCLAGQHGLGGDTICYHQAEGSYLNHVIESRQGLPISLSLIYMAVGKELGIDIHGVAAPLQFLVRYDAQDGPLFIDPYSKGTIYSEEECLNRLGELGEFPRSVLKRLLQPATHREIIIRMLMNLKRIHEERQDFARAWNVQRRLCALHPLSSTHKKELAALSFKTQKLGLSVELLENCLKSCPESEQDDLQLILQKVHAELAQWN
- a CDS encoding Gfo/Idh/MocA family oxidoreductase, with the translated sequence MATGFGIVGCGMISNFHAKALEEIRGAKLVACYDQFPASADKFAEANGCTAYHELDEMLADPEVDVVTICTPSGAHMDPAVAAANAGKHVVVEKPLEITLKRCDAIIDACKKNKVQLATIMPSRFGAANVELKKAIEKGRFGKLTLGDTYVKWWRTQEYYDSGGWRGTWKLDGGGAYMNQAIHNVDLLFWFMGEVADVNGMTGTLAHERIEVEDTGVATIRFKNGALGVIEATTSVYPGLLKKTEISGTEGTVIIEQDDVLHWEFSKEQARDAKIREELGKSTGNTGGASDPSAISYAGHMEQLKDFIKSIKTGKKPLVDGNDGRKSVEIILAIYQSSWTGKQVSLPLKRDPRIPKNK
- the tyrS gene encoding tyrosine--tRNA ligase yields the protein MQFLPVEEQLAIIGRGVEKIVPEQELAEKLKWSRETGTPLRIKYGIDPTGIDLHLGHTVPMRKMRQFQELGHQAVIIIGNYTALVGDPSGRDETRARLTAEQVETNATDYLNQVGKVIDLDNAEVVRNGDWFSKMNFADILELCSKVTVAQLLTRDDFSKRYKEEAAIYLHECLYPIMQAWDSVEIKADVELGGTEQLYSFMLARDLQKDQGLRQQVSVMSPILVGTDGVRRMGKSLGNYIGISEAPYEMMKKFMQLSDDSMQMFFELLTDFPLDEVKTILEGHPKEAKVKLAKTIITEYHDAAAADDAAERWQREIGSGGMPSDIPVVQISKSDLNEDGTLAAANLLKVTGLCGSTSDARRSIQQGGAKMGAEKDRIESHDQAIPVESGLLLWVGKKRFCQVDLVD